The proteins below are encoded in one region of Pelotomaculum isophthalicicum JI:
- a CDS encoding fumarate hydratase, which translates to MKIIHAAEIVEAVAGLCQEANFNLGHDMLEGLQRAYEQEVSINGKEIIKQLLANAEIAREEKIPICQDTGFTVVFVELGQDVRVVGGDFYGAINEGVRKGYTEGYLRKSIVSHPLERENTGDNTPAVIHTKIVPGENIRLIVAPKGGGSENMSAVKMLKPSEGVQGLKKFVVEVVKAAGPNPCPPVVVGVGAGGTFEKAAQLSKEALLRDLGKESQYPDIAKLEKELLDEINRLGIGPQGLGGRITALAVHIEIYPTHIASLPVAVNINCHAARHKEAVL; encoded by the coding sequence ATCAAAATTATTCATGCTGCTGAAATAGTTGAGGCGGTTGCCGGGCTGTGCCAGGAAGCCAATTTTAACCTGGGGCATGATATGCTGGAAGGACTGCAAAGAGCTTACGAACAGGAAGTCTCTATTAATGGAAAAGAGATTATAAAACAATTGCTTGCAAATGCTGAAATTGCCCGCGAAGAGAAAATTCCGATATGTCAGGATACGGGTTTTACAGTTGTTTTTGTTGAGTTGGGTCAGGATGTGCGCGTTGTGGGTGGTGATTTTTACGGCGCGATCAATGAAGGTGTGCGAAAAGGGTATACTGAAGGCTATTTAAGGAAATCTATTGTAAGCCATCCGCTGGAGCGCGAGAATACTGGCGACAACACACCGGCTGTGATTCATACCAAGATTGTTCCCGGTGAAAACATTCGGTTGATTGTCGCTCCAAAAGGCGGAGGAAGTGAAAATATGAGCGCTGTTAAAATGTTGAAACCGTCTGAAGGAGTACAAGGCTTAAAAAAGTTTGTTGTAGAGGTGGTTAAGGCCGCCGGTCCAAATCCCTGTCCGCCGGTGGTTGTTGGCGTGGGCGCCGGCGGCACCTTTGAAAAGGCCGCCCAATTGTCAAAAGAGGCGTTGTTGAGAGATTTAGGGAAAGAAAGTCAATATCCGGATATCGCGAAATTAGAAAAAGAGTTATTGGATGAAATTAATCGCCTCGGTATAGGGCCGCAAGGATTAGGCGGAAGAATAACCGCCCTGGCAGTCCATATCGAGATTTACCCCACCCATATCGCCAGCCTGCCGGTGGCTGTGAATATTAACTGCCATGCGGCGCGGCACAAGGAAGCGGTATTGTAA
- a CDS encoding Fe-S-containing hydro-lyase — translation MDRISLTTPLSGEVVENLRSGQRVSLSGTIYTGRDAAHKRLIECIDRGEELPFDLKGQVIYYVGPSPARPGMVIGSAGPTTSGRMDLYAPKLYALGLKATIGKGRRSPEVITAMRQYKGVYLAAVGGAAALIAKSIKEARVIAYPELGPEAVYKLLVEDFPAIVVNDTVGGDLYDESIKLYSDFKEDDHI, via the coding sequence ATGGACCGGATCAGCCTCACTACTCCGTTATCCGGTGAGGTGGTGGAAAATCTCCGGAGCGGCCAGCGAGTTTCGTTGAGTGGAACTATTTATACAGGCCGTGACGCAGCGCATAAAAGGTTGATTGAATGTATCGATCGTGGAGAAGAGTTGCCCTTTGATCTGAAAGGGCAGGTTATCTATTATGTGGGACCGTCACCGGCCAGGCCGGGCATGGTTATTGGGTCGGCCGGGCCGACCACGAGCGGGCGAATGGATTTATACGCTCCTAAATTATACGCGTTGGGTCTTAAAGCAACGATAGGCAAAGGCCGCAGATCGCCTGAGGTGATAACTGCGATGCGGCAGTACAAAGGCGTCTACCTGGCGGCGGTGGGAGGAGCAGCAGCGCTGATAGCCAAATCAATCAAAGAGGCCAGGGTGATCGCCTACCCTGAGCTTGGGCCTGAAGCTGTGTACAAGTTGCTTGTAGAAGATTTCCCGGCGATTGTTGTAAATGATACAGTAGGTGGCGATCTGTACGATGAAAGTATCAAGCTTTATTCAGACTTTAAAGAGGATGACCACATTTAA
- a CDS encoding acyl-CoA carboxylase subunit beta gives MHDKLEHLNNLRRLVEAGGGRKRIDKQHEAGKKTARERIEALLDPGSFKEVDVFAASDDDFTNMENPGEGVVAGHGIIDGRKVYVYAQDFTVTGGSLGRVHAAKICKVLDLAMKVGAPVIGLNDSGGARIQEGVDALNGYGEIFFRNTMASGVIPQISVILGPCAGGAVYSPALTDFIFMVSGVSQMFITGPQVIKAVTGEKVDMETLGGAATHSKVSGVAHFINSSEDDCMLTIRALLSYLPSNNLDEAPVYAPVEPVTDKETMLEIIPDDPNKSYDIRDIICGVVDNSQFLEVHPYFAQNGVVGFARLEGRPVGVVANQPAALAGSLDINVSDKIARFVRFCDAFNLPVVTFMDVPGFLPGVDQEYGGVIRHGAKIIYAYAEATVPKITIIVRKAYGGAYIAMCCSALRADAVYAWPSAEIAVMGPEGAVNIINNKEIAQAENPVETRRKLVADYRTRFANPYIACARGYVTDVIDPRDTRATIIDALNNFSTKRESRPRKKHGNIPC, from the coding sequence ATGCATGATAAATTAGAGCATCTTAATAATCTTAGACGGTTGGTAGAAGCCGGGGGTGGCCGGAAACGTATTGATAAACAGCACGAAGCCGGAAAAAAGACGGCGCGGGAACGGATCGAGGCCTTGCTTGATCCTGGTAGCTTCAAGGAAGTTGACGTGTTCGCGGCATCTGACGATGATTTTACCAATATGGAGAACCCGGGGGAAGGTGTGGTAGCCGGTCACGGTATTATTGACGGCCGGAAAGTCTACGTCTATGCGCAGGATTTTACCGTCACCGGGGGATCGCTTGGGCGGGTGCACGCGGCTAAGATATGTAAGGTCCTTGATCTGGCCATGAAGGTCGGCGCCCCGGTGATTGGGCTGAACGACTCGGGTGGCGCCCGGATTCAGGAAGGTGTTGACGCCTTAAACGGTTACGGCGAGATTTTTTTTCGCAACACCATGGCGTCCGGTGTCATTCCTCAAATATCGGTAATACTTGGCCCCTGCGCCGGAGGCGCGGTTTATTCCCCCGCTTTAACTGATTTTATCTTCATGGTTTCCGGGGTCAGTCAGATGTTTATCACCGGCCCGCAGGTCATCAAGGCGGTGACCGGTGAAAAGGTAGATATGGAAACGCTGGGCGGCGCCGCAACACACAGTAAAGTCAGCGGTGTGGCGCATTTTATCAACAGCAGTGAAGATGATTGTATGCTGACCATCCGTGCGCTGTTAAGTTATCTACCATCCAATAATCTGGACGAAGCCCCAGTGTATGCTCCTGTGGAACCGGTAACGGATAAGGAGACAATGCTGGAAATAATTCCGGACGACCCGAATAAGAGCTACGACATTCGCGATATTATCTGCGGAGTAGTGGACAATAGCCAGTTCTTGGAGGTTCATCCGTATTTCGCGCAAAACGGCGTCGTCGGATTCGCCCGACTTGAAGGCCGTCCTGTAGGCGTGGTGGCCAACCAGCCCGCAGCGCTCGCCGGCAGCCTGGATATTAATGTATCGGATAAGATTGCCCGTTTTGTCCGTTTTTGTGACGCTTTTAACTTGCCGGTGGTTACCTTCATGGATGTGCCCGGGTTTTTACCGGGGGTCGATCAGGAGTACGGCGGGGTAATCCGGCACGGGGCGAAAATAATTTATGCGTATGCCGAGGCTACCGTGCCTAAAATTACCATTATTGTCCGGAAAGCTTATGGCGGCGCTTATATAGCCATGTGCTGCAGCGCTTTGCGCGCTGACGCGGTATACGCCTGGCCGAGCGCTGAAATAGCGGTTATGGGTCCTGAAGGCGCTGTTAACATAATTAATAATAAAGAAATAGCACAAGCGGAAAACCCGGTGGAAACGCGGCGGAAGCTGGTTGCCGATTACCGGACCCGGTTTGCCAACCCGTATATCGCCTGCGCCAGGGGCTATGTCACGGATGTCATCGACCCGCGTGACACACGTGCCACTATAATTGACGCATTGAATAACTTTTCCACCAAGCGGGAGTCAAGGCCGAGAAAGAAGCACGGTAATATACCTTGTTAG
- a CDS encoding biotin/lipoyl-containing protein, with protein MKKFRVTVNGEVYEVEIEEVGGSADSPTQLGAPVPPRTPEAAPLVSASAPIIVPGARNASSLSLGDAGTVTSPMPGMINDVKVKTGDQVKPGDVLIVLEAMKMENLIKADIAGTVKEVRVVKGQAVNGGDPLAVIA; from the coding sequence GTGAAAAAATTTCGAGTTACAGTAAATGGTGAAGTCTATGAAGTAGAAATTGAAGAAGTCGGCGGGTCCGCCGACTCGCCCACTCAGCTTGGGGCTCCCGTGCCGCCGCGTACTCCGGAGGCGGCGCCGCTAGTCTCGGCGTCTGCGCCAATAATTGTACCGGGCGCCCGGAACGCATCATCCCTGTCGCTGGGTGACGCTGGTACCGTTACTTCTCCGATGCCCGGTATGATTAACGATGTTAAGGTGAAAACAGGTGACCAGGTTAAACCCGGTGATGTACTGATTGTCTTGGAAGCTATGAAAATGGAAAATTTAATCAAAGCCGACATTGCGGGCACCGTCAAGGAAGTAAGGGTTGTTAAAGGCCAGGCTGTTAATGGCGGAGACCCGCTGGCAGTAATTGCTTAA
- a CDS encoding pyruvate carboxylase subunit B, producing MTKIKITDTTLRDGHQSLLATRMRTEHMLPILDKHDAVGFHSLEMWGGATFDTCMRFCGDDPWERLKEIRQRVKTPLQMLLRGQNVVGYRNYADDVLTEFIKKAVSNGMDIFRIFDALNDTRNMEKAIEVVIDEGAHAQATVVYTISPVHNTEYYVKLAKTLESMGAHSICIKDMAGILAPYPAYEIIKAMKDAGIKIPIQLHCHYTSGMGAMAYLKAIEAGVDVIDCAISTMALQTSQPAIETMCASLAGTGHDPGFDFKILTEIAEYWKKVREQYAEFDVASKSVDTNVMVYQIPGGMMSNFISQLSQQNALHRLPEVLEELPRARQDFGYPPLVTPTSQIVGTQAVMNVLLGRYKVNTSETIQYMRGYYGRSPAPVNEEVRKKIIGDEQPITCRPADMLEPELPAAKELCAAFMEKEEDIISCALYPQVAPKFLEERMAGKLKVDFELAKKGEGTYPV from the coding sequence ATGACAAAGATAAAGATTACCGACACAACGTTGCGAGACGGCCACCAGTCCCTGCTGGCCACCCGGATGAGAACAGAACACATGCTGCCCATTCTGGATAAACACGACGCTGTCGGCTTCCATTCCCTTGAGATGTGGGGCGGCGCTACTTTCGACACCTGCATGCGCTTTTGCGGCGACGACCCCTGGGAAAGACTCAAAGAAATCAGACAGCGGGTCAAAACCCCGCTGCAGATGCTCCTGAGAGGCCAGAACGTCGTAGGCTACCGCAATTACGCCGACGATGTGCTGACAGAATTCATCAAAAAAGCAGTATCAAATGGAATGGACATATTCCGTATCTTCGACGCTTTAAACGACACCAGGAACATGGAGAAAGCCATAGAAGTGGTCATCGACGAGGGCGCGCACGCCCAGGCCACCGTGGTTTACACCATCAGCCCGGTGCACAACACCGAATATTACGTAAAATTAGCTAAAACTCTCGAAAGCATGGGCGCCCACTCCATTTGCATCAAAGACATGGCCGGCATCCTCGCTCCTTATCCCGCGTACGAAATCATCAAAGCCATGAAAGACGCCGGGATTAAAATACCCATTCAGCTGCATTGCCACTACACCAGCGGCATGGGCGCGATGGCCTACTTAAAAGCCATAGAAGCCGGAGTGGATGTCATCGACTGCGCCATATCGACCATGGCGCTCCAGACATCCCAGCCCGCCATTGAAACAATGTGCGCTTCACTGGCGGGAACCGGACACGATCCCGGCTTTGACTTCAAGATACTGACCGAAATCGCCGAGTACTGGAAAAAAGTCCGCGAACAGTACGCCGAATTCGACGTGGCCTCGAAAAGCGTGGACACCAACGTAATGGTTTACCAGATACCCGGCGGCATGATGTCCAACTTCATCTCCCAGCTCAGCCAGCAGAACGCCCTGCACCGCCTGCCCGAGGTGCTGGAAGAACTGCCGCGCGCCCGTCAAGACTTCGGCTACCCGCCGCTGGTCACCCCGACCAGCCAGATTGTCGGCACGCAGGCGGTAATGAACGTGCTGCTAGGCCGCTACAAAGTGAACACAAGCGAAACGATTCAATACATGCGTGGATATTACGGCCGGTCCCCGGCGCCGGTCAACGAAGAAGTCCGCAAGAAAATTATCGGGGACGAACAGCCGATCACCTGCCGGCCGGCCGACATGCTGGAGCCTGAGCTCCCGGCGGCAAAGGAATTATGCGCGGCTTTCATGGAGAAGGAAGAGGATATCATATCCTGCGCGCTTTACCCGCAGGTTGCTCCTAAATTCCTTGAGGAGAGAATGGCCGGCAAGCTGAAAGTTGACTTTGAGCTTGCCAAAAAAGGTGAAGGCACCTATCCGGTGTAA
- a CDS encoding ferredoxin oxidoreductase, with translation MSEKPIKGERRVFLTGNEVVAWAAVAAEADIMFGYPITPQNEIMHYWTRMAPKFNKRFLQTEDEISAGFTTNGGVLAGLKAFTATAGPGNTLMQEPISMAEMMRLPVVTIVQQRGGPSSATVIYSQQEVTLTTHGGNGEGMRVVYSTASHQELYDYTIKAFNTAWKYRFPTFVLGDGYQAKMREPLTIYNPEDRGIEVVPSCKFVGGAGRPGVDRPPVQMRNIYNMEEELLEVLEEQFAEYEKITPAVAECEYFGCEDAEIVVTAHGVVSRAAKSAVKDLRERGLKIGYFRPITLRPLAVKEIRDIFSNAKKVLVAESANGQLDQLLKYAAYGLTTEMVSLFKPGVGINSEDIYEKVKTMLEN, from the coding sequence ATGTCGGAAAAACCGATAAAAGGGGAGAGGAGAGTCTTTCTGACCGGCAATGAAGTTGTCGCTTGGGCCGCGGTTGCGGCTGAGGCCGACATCATGTTCGGGTATCCAATAACCCCGCAGAATGAAATCATGCACTACTGGACTCGAATGGCGCCAAAATTTAACAAGCGATTTCTCCAAACAGAGGACGAAATTTCCGCCGGTTTTACAACAAATGGCGGAGTGCTGGCAGGCCTTAAGGCATTTACGGCTACTGCCGGTCCCGGCAACACGTTAATGCAGGAGCCTATATCGATGGCCGAAATGATGCGCCTGCCGGTTGTTACCATTGTCCAGCAAAGGGGCGGCCCATCCTCGGCTACCGTTATTTACAGCCAGCAGGAGGTTACCCTGACCACTCATGGCGGCAACGGGGAAGGAATGCGGGTTGTTTATTCCACTGCCAGCCATCAGGAACTTTATGACTATACCATCAAGGCTTTCAACACAGCCTGGAAATACCGTTTCCCCACCTTTGTGCTTGGTGACGGCTATCAGGCAAAAATGCGCGAGCCGCTTACCATTTATAACCCGGAAGACCGTGGAATTGAGGTAGTGCCTTCCTGCAAGTTCGTCGGGGGAGCCGGCAGGCCGGGTGTTGACAGGCCGCCGGTACAGATGCGGAATATTTACAATATGGAAGAAGAACTTCTGGAAGTTCTTGAAGAACAGTTTGCCGAATATGAAAAAATAACCCCTGCTGTAGCCGAATGCGAATACTTCGGTTGCGAAGACGCTGAAATCGTGGTTACAGCTCACGGAGTGGTATCCCGGGCGGCCAAGAGCGCGGTTAAAGACCTCAGGGAGCGCGGACTGAAGATAGGTTATTTCCGCCCGATCACGCTGAGGCCGCTGGCAGTGAAAGAAATTCGGGATATCTTTAGCAATGCCAAGAAGGTGTTAGTTGCCGAATCAGCTAACGGACAGCTTGACCAGTTGTTGAAGTACGCGGCTTACGGCCTTACCACTGAAATGGTTTCGCTGTTCAAGCCGGGAGTGGGGATTAATTCCGAAGATATATACGAAAAAGTTAAGACGATGCTGGAGAATTAA
- a CDS encoding thiamine pyrophosphate-dependent enzyme, with protein MPKSWRVDTKPHKFCPGCGHGLVLKALGQAIDELDIQDRVVFGCDIGCSLLAWDFFNVDTVQTHHGRTNPVMTGIKRANPDLICIGYMGDGGGYAIGSQHLVNAATRNEKITVILVNNAQYGMTGGQMAPTTLPGMKTETTPYGRDVDLTGYPCQGPEMVAAITREGAYVARATVVKPVPLKNYIKKAIQNQIDGNGFSFVECLSACPTNWRTNNVETINFVENEMTKYYHVGEIKVPPPKEPLKVKTWTKIPAMEGQKNG; from the coding sequence ATGCCGAAATCCTGGCGCGTTGATACGAAGCCGCATAAGTTTTGCCCTGGTTGCGGGCATGGTTTGGTATTAAAAGCCCTCGGACAGGCCATTGATGAGCTGGATATCCAGGACCGGGTGGTTTTTGGCTGTGATATCGGGTGTTCGCTGCTGGCCTGGGATTTCTTTAATGTTGACACTGTCCAGACTCACCACGGCCGGACTAACCCGGTAATGACCGGCATTAAGCGGGCTAACCCGGACCTTATCTGTATCGGCTACATGGGTGACGGCGGCGGTTACGCCATAGGCTCCCAGCACCTGGTAAACGCCGCTACCAGGAACGAAAAGATTACTGTGATTCTGGTAAATAACGCCCAATATGGTATGACCGGCGGCCAGATGGCCCCGACGACGCTGCCCGGCATGAAAACAGAGACCACCCCGTATGGCCGCGATGTGGATTTAACCGGCTACCCGTGCCAGGGTCCGGAAATGGTAGCGGCCATCACCAGGGAAGGCGCATATGTCGCCCGTGCAACCGTGGTTAAACCGGTCCCGTTAAAAAATTATATTAAAAAAGCCATTCAAAACCAGATAGACGGCAACGGTTTCTCCTTTGTGGAGTGTTTGTCCGCTTGTCCAACTAACTGGCGAACCAATAATGTTGAAACCATAAATTTTGTGGAAAATGAAATGACAAAGTATTATCATGTCGGTGAGATAAAAGTGCCGCCTCCCAAGGAACCGCTAAAAGTCAAAACATGGACCAAGATACCGGCAATGGAGGGACAAAAAAATGGCTAA
- a CDS encoding 2-oxoacid:acceptor oxidoreductase family protein yields MANAIKIVMAGEGGQGVQSVAEIIAEAANEEGKECLYIPNFGVEQRGGVSVAYVQISDEAIGAPKFNTGDIVVALSDRALYRTKQYVGPQTIFVYDTSIDVPKEDLPANAARILGIPAVEISKNELHPRVFNIIIMGAVVGATSVISREDAKRAIEHKLGAKFEKQPKLRDQNFSAIDRGIELVTKAG; encoded by the coding sequence ATGGCTAATGCTATAAAGATAGTCATGGCAGGCGAAGGTGGCCAGGGCGTGCAGTCGGTGGCTGAAATTATCGCGGAAGCCGCAAACGAAGAAGGTAAAGAGTGCCTTTATATTCCCAACTTTGGTGTTGAGCAGCGCGGCGGCGTGTCGGTGGCCTACGTGCAAATCAGTGACGAAGCCATCGGCGCTCCCAAGTTTAACACCGGCGATATTGTCGTCGCTTTAAGTGACCGGGCGCTGTACAGGACCAAACAGTATGTGGGGCCACAGACGATTTTCGTGTATGATACCAGTATCGATGTGCCAAAGGAAGATCTCCCCGCTAACGCGGCGAGAATTCTTGGCATACCGGCTGTGGAGATTTCCAAGAATGAACTGCACCCGCGGGTGTTTAACATTATTATTATGGGCGCCGTGGTTGGCGCGACGTCTGTTATCTCCAGAGAGGACGCCAAGCGGGCTATTGAACATAAACTAGGCGCGAAGTTTGAGAAGCAGCCGAAGCTCCGCGACCAGAACTTCAGTGCGATTGATCGCGGCATCGAGCTTGTAACTAAGGCAGGATAA
- a CDS encoding 4Fe-4S binding protein gives MSVEFEGITQEYEKGSFTLFPGLCKGCGLCIAKCPSEALSWSDVLGVYGTPAVVANEKCITCGVCELACPECAITVVRKRKR, from the coding sequence ATGTCGGTGGAATTTGAAGGTATTACCCAGGAATATGAGAAAGGCAGCTTCACTCTCTTCCCCGGCCTTTGCAAGGGTTGCGGTCTCTGCATTGCCAAATGCCCGAGCGAAGCTTTATCCTGGTCCGATGTACTCGGGGTTTATGGCACGCCTGCTGTTGTAGCGAATGAGAAGTGCATTACTTGCGGCGTCTGTGAACTGGCATGTCCGGAGTGTGCGATAACAGTGGTCAGAAAAAGGAAGAGATAA
- a CDS encoding zinc dependent phospholipase C family protein, with protein sequence MGPLSWNAAKIVLAAGTPIQRLVSGKCETHLLCNYQAVLILQRDGYEAYAQILSNYLELINRGSIWADRGWKNFAHYLDPAFGPWPDARTECRAFFEKALCHWQRKNKKKAFFFLGAAAHLVQDLCVPHHARGIAFCGHKEYEKWVKENRLDFLVYSGGTYHNASSPDGWVEANAIIARYYFPYVSNINSETSYKLATSVLLPTAQRSTAGFFSFFLEYANKSC encoded by the coding sequence ATGGGTCCTCTTTCGTGGAACGCGGCCAAGATCGTCCTTGCCGCCGGGACACCTATTCAGCGTCTTGTTTCCGGCAAATGTGAGACCCACCTTTTATGTAACTATCAGGCTGTGCTCATCTTACAAAGAGACGGATATGAAGCGTATGCGCAGATTTTAAGCAATTACCTGGAATTGATCAATAGGGGGTCAATTTGGGCCGACAGAGGCTGGAAAAATTTTGCCCATTACCTTGATCCCGCGTTTGGCCCCTGGCCTGACGCGCGAACGGAATGCCGCGCATTTTTTGAGAAGGCTTTATGCCACTGGCAACGGAAGAATAAAAAGAAAGCGTTTTTTTTCCTGGGCGCGGCGGCACACCTCGTTCAAGATCTGTGTGTGCCGCATCATGCCAGGGGAATAGCATTTTGCGGCCACAAGGAATATGAGAAGTGGGTTAAAGAAAATCGCCTGGATTTTCTCGTTTACTCTGGGGGAACATACCATAACGCATCGAGTCCAGACGGCTGGGTTGAAGCAAACGCAATAATCGCCAGGTACTATTTCCCTTACGTCTCAAATATTAATTCCGAAACGTCTTACAAACTGGCGACAAGTGTACTTTTGCCGACGGCGCAGCGTTCGACGGCAGGTTTCTTTTCTTTCTTTTTAGAATATGCTAACAAATCATGTTAA
- a CDS encoding acetate--CoA ligase family protein, which yields MLSENDYKKLTDPESVALVGVTSRSGKGSNNPLEVMLEWGYRGKIYPVNPKGGTILGHQAYTSLLDVPEIPDVAVICAPRDAVPELFDQCCTKKVKLVIIVAQGFFDGDERGKSMQKEILKAADKHGVRILGPNTLGVVNNFNRFCTSFMRFMNPTAATGILCQSGVSVVGAPQIFSGIGLLIDTGNTTDIEFSELLGHIVRDPRLKVINLHMESLRDGPQFMRAARDAVALKPVIVYKTGASPDGAITASSHTGALAGEDRVFDTAFKQCGLLRVEDVEEMIDLNKVFTTFNGIKGNRVGVVSISGGAAIIAVDACSRYGLEIAKMSGSTEDQLSELFPAWAHCNNPVDMWPAGMFHGYHNSYRRILEAFMEDPQMDAVICITGSFLDKEGDFLDTTELIREIAGKYPEKPVVAWTYGQRFQDYAREFEKENNVLYFYSIDRAARALSALYRYHHIIKKKDYRPVSTPLNPGQAQAGKILAGKSAGNLSQTDVFRLLESYGIPVARWGKAENIEEAVSLAEKVGYPVAMKVLSPDIIHKSDAGGVRLNIGNARQLEEAFTEMRREIENKQNGARLDGVIIQEHLDKGTELILGCKRDPQFGPVLAFGAGGVFTEVMDDISLRVPPLSEEELTEMIEETKISKILAGARGATAVNLDVLTGCLTKFAQLVLANPAISEMDINPLLAYADRVVALDARITLDR from the coding sequence ATGCTTTCTGAAAATGATTATAAGAAATTAACAGATCCGGAATCCGTGGCGCTGGTAGGCGTGACCAGCCGTTCGGGCAAAGGAAGCAACAACCCGTTGGAAGTTATGCTTGAATGGGGTTACCGGGGAAAGATATATCCGGTCAATCCTAAAGGAGGCACGATTCTGGGTCACCAGGCTTACACCTCCCTGCTGGACGTACCGGAGATACCCGATGTGGCGGTAATTTGCGCCCCCCGTGACGCGGTGCCGGAGCTTTTTGACCAGTGCTGCACCAAAAAGGTCAAGCTTGTAATCATTGTCGCCCAGGGATTTTTTGATGGTGACGAACGGGGCAAGTCAATGCAGAAAGAAATCCTCAAAGCCGCGGATAAACACGGGGTACGGATATTAGGACCAAACACGCTGGGTGTCGTAAACAACTTTAACCGCTTCTGCACGTCCTTTATGCGGTTCATGAATCCCACCGCAGCAACGGGAATCCTTTGCCAGTCGGGGGTTTCTGTAGTAGGGGCGCCGCAGATATTCAGCGGCATAGGTCTGTTGATTGATACCGGCAACACTACTGATATAGAATTCTCCGAGTTATTGGGCCACATAGTCCGGGATCCCCGCCTCAAGGTAATAAATCTGCATATGGAAAGCCTGCGGGACGGGCCGCAGTTCATGCGGGCGGCCAGAGACGCCGTGGCGCTGAAACCGGTCATCGTTTACAAAACGGGGGCCAGCCCCGACGGCGCCATAACCGCCAGTTCACATACCGGCGCCCTGGCCGGCGAAGACAGGGTCTTTGACACCGCCTTCAAACAATGCGGTCTCCTGCGCGTTGAAGATGTTGAGGAGATGATTGACCTTAACAAAGTCTTCACCACTTTTAACGGCATCAAAGGGAACAGAGTAGGTGTAGTCTCCATTTCCGGCGGCGCCGCCATTATCGCTGTCGACGCATGCTCCCGGTATGGCCTGGAGATAGCCAAGATGAGCGGCAGCACAGAAGATCAGCTTAGTGAACTGTTTCCCGCGTGGGCGCACTGCAACAACCCTGTGGATATGTGGCCGGCCGGCATGTTCCACGGTTACCACAATTCCTACCGCCGCATCCTGGAAGCTTTCATGGAAGACCCGCAGATGGATGCAGTGATTTGCATAACCGGTTCATTCCTGGACAAAGAGGGTGACTTCCTGGACACTACCGAACTGATTAGGGAAATTGCCGGTAAATACCCGGAGAAACCGGTGGTCGCCTGGACTTACGGTCAGCGTTTTCAGGATTATGCCAGGGAATTTGAAAAAGAAAACAATGTGTTATATTTCTACTCGATTGACCGGGCTGCCAGGGCACTCTCCGCCCTGTACCGTTACCACCATATTATCAAGAAAAAAGATTATCGTCCGGTATCAACGCCCCTCAACCCCGGACAAGCCCAAGCCGGGAAGATACTCGCCGGCAAAAGCGCGGGCAACTTGTCTCAAACCGACGTTTTCCGGCTCCTGGAATCCTACGGCATCCCCGTTGCCCGCTGGGGAAAGGCTGAGAATATTGAAGAAGCCGTCTCGCTTGCGGAAAAGGTCGGCTATCCGGTTGCCATGAAGGTTTTGAGTCCGGATATCATTCACAAATCGGACGCCGGCGGGGTGCGGCTGAATATCGGGAACGCCCGGCAGCTTGAAGAGGCATTCACGGAAATGCGCCGGGAAATAGAAAATAAGCAAAATGGAGCCCGACTAGACGGAGTGATTATTCAAGAGCATCTGGACAAAGGAACCGAACTAATCCTCGGATGCAAAAGGGACCCGCAATTCGGCCCGGTTCTCGCTTTCGGCGCCGGAGGCGTCTTTACCGAGGTTATGGATGACATTTCATTAAGAGTACCTCCTCTGAGCGAAGAAGAACTCACCGAAATGATCGAAGAGACAAAAATCAGCAAAATACTGGCCGGAGCCCGGGGCGCCACCGCCGTGAACCTTGATGTTTTAACCGGTTGTCTGACAAAATTTGCCCAGCTGGTACTGGCGAATCCGGCTATATCAGAGATGGATATCAACCCTCTGTTGGCATACGCCGACAGGGTTGTGGCGCTGGATGCCAGAATCACGCTGGATAGATAA